A window of Fimbriimonadaceae bacterium contains these coding sequences:
- a CDS encoding DUF4382 domain-containing protein → MRWNHLIIAGAACLAMASGCGGGGGAANVSGRVTTFITDSMDGNDHVWVTIYSAELVASSGARATLFEDVEGYTVDLKTLRDGTGALFSLLGAESVPSGDYTTVRFTLDRQVKVFPAGQSTGINLTFAPAFSIPGQSGRSRLELAFGGTKTIAVGNNDLVIDFDLANWDDDGTDITPALREGTSNGLNDEGRHIGRRFFGTVSNLAGTAPDQSFTLTVRDTFSFTVVTDSQTTVFNSNGEANPSLANGQTVEVRGIYSLTSDALAAWLVRIRPPGDQPGEASVEGAPSNIGESTFDVAIREAHGFQPRQDHVTVEVGANTRFFSHSGLPMTQADFLAALATAQRVEAEGTYLNGTNRLVARKVKLDGENHEHEAEAKGAPGSINAAEHTFSITLSEWNGFSGSVGAILPVEMDQDATYRDQGGNTVDAETFFAALASAPSVEAEGHYVDGKLIARKAKLDD, encoded by the coding sequence ATGCGCTGGAATCATCTGATCATTGCCGGAGCCGCGTGCCTTGCCATGGCGTCGGGCTGCGGAGGGGGCGGAGGCGCGGCCAACGTCTCCGGACGCGTCACCACGTTCATCACCGACTCGATGGACGGAAACGACCATGTCTGGGTCACGATCTATTCGGCGGAACTCGTCGCATCGTCCGGCGCCCGCGCAACGCTCTTCGAGGATGTCGAGGGCTACACGGTGGACCTCAAGACCCTGCGGGACGGCACGGGTGCGCTGTTCTCCCTGCTGGGCGCGGAATCCGTGCCCTCGGGGGACTACACCACCGTTCGGTTCACCCTCGATCGGCAGGTCAAGGTCTTCCCGGCCGGACAGTCCACCGGGATCAACCTGACGTTCGCGCCGGCATTCTCGATTCCCGGGCAATCCGGTCGATCCCGGCTGGAACTGGCGTTCGGAGGCACCAAAACCATCGCGGTCGGCAACAACGACCTGGTGATCGACTTCGACCTCGCCAACTGGGACGACGATGGAACCGACATCACGCCCGCTCTGCGCGAAGGCACGTCCAACGGCTTGAACGACGAAGGCCGCCACATCGGGCGCCGGTTCTTCGGCACGGTGTCCAACCTCGCGGGAACCGCGCCGGACCAGAGCTTCACCTTGACGGTGCGGGACACGTTCAGCTTCACCGTCGTGACGGATTCCCAAACGACCGTCTTCAACTCCAACGGCGAGGCGAATCCCTCCCTTGCCAACGGCCAAACCGTCGAGGTGCGGGGGATCTACTCCCTCACCTCGGACGCGTTGGCCGCGTGGCTCGTGCGCATTCGTCCGCCTGGGGACCAACCCGGCGAGGCGTCCGTCGAGGGCGCACCTTCCAACATCGGCGAGTCCACGTTCGACGTGGCGATCCGCGAGGCGCACGGGTTCCAACCGCGCCAGGACCACGTCACGGTCGAGGTGGGCGCCAACACCCGGTTCTTCTCGCACAGCGGACTGCCGATGACGCAGGCGGACTTCCTGGCGGCCTTGGCCACCGCGCAACGCGTGGAGGCGGAGGGCACGTACCTCAACGGCACGAACCGCTTGGTGGCGCGCAAGGTCAAACTGGATGGCGAGAACCACGAGCACGAGGCCGAAGCCAAGGGCGCGCCCGGCTCGATCAACGCCGCCGAGCACACGTTCTCGATCACGCTTTCGGAGTGGAACGGCTTCTCGGGCTCCGTTGGAGCGATCCTGCCCGTCGAGATGGACCAGGATGCCACGTACCGGGATCAGGGCGGGAACACGGTCGACGCGGAGACGTTCTTCGCCGCACTGGCATCCGCCCCGTCCGTCGAAGCCGAGGGGCACTACGTCGACGGCAAGCTGATCGCCCGCAAGGCGAAACTGGACGATTAG
- a CDS encoding HAD family hydrolase, whose translation MMRRPIFLDRDGVLNVDITPYVTHLEKLELFPYTVEALRRLHGAGYDLYVVSNQQGVALGLTPIEEVAKIDAAIQAALAPHGFQIRKFYYCYSHDEANDPCRKPGPGMLLKAREEFGLTLEGAFFVGDKDTDMECGRAVGCRPLLVLSGVTSPEAAAELSPQPEGTFETLLEAVEYVLDDTPD comes from the coding sequence ATGATGCGAAGACCCATCTTCCTCGACCGCGACGGCGTGCTCAACGTGGACATCACGCCGTACGTCACGCACCTGGAGAAGCTCGAGCTGTTCCCGTACACGGTGGAGGCTTTGCGCAGGCTCCATGGCGCGGGCTACGACCTCTACGTCGTCTCGAACCAGCAGGGCGTCGCGTTGGGTCTGACCCCGATCGAGGAGGTCGCGAAAATCGACGCGGCGATCCAGGCCGCGCTCGCACCCCATGGGTTCCAGATTCGGAAGTTCTACTACTGCTACTCGCACGACGAGGCCAACGACCCCTGCCGCAAACCCGGCCCTGGGATGCTTCTCAAGGCGCGCGAGGAGTTCGGCCTGACCCTCGAGGGGGCGTTCTTCGTCGGGGACAAGGACACGGACATGGAGTGCGGGAGGGCCGTCGGGTGTCGTCCCCTGCTGGTTCTGTCGGGCGTGACCTCGCCCGAGGCGGCCGCCGAGTTGTCCCCTCAGCCCGAGGGCACCTTCGAGACGCTCCTCGAGGCGGTGGAGTACGTGCTGGACGACACGCCGGACTAA
- a CDS encoding MFS transporter, producing the protein MLAALRLKLSASQLRVFRHRDFRLLWSGSFFSFTGSWVQNIAQGWLVYEITHDEAKLAFVTFCAMAPVSLFGPFAGALSDTFNKRKVLVFTQSVFGLCALFLMVASWPTPGHPLGFVQYWHVLVVSLIVGCMACLEMPTRQSVISRVVPSEELPMAVPFNAMTFNFARVVGPAIGGILLAAYGPRSCYGVNAVSYLALIFAALAIRADLGAGTREPQPIKDLLFEGMLYTFRDLRLRTLFVMESIVSMFGLFYISLMPAIAKDMLGLDEKGLGLAMTFIGIGAFLGLVLMVMTSHRPVKAFVVRASMILIGVGLSLLAFARTGPAAYPILALIGAAAIMQFNTTNTLFQLLSPDRLRGRVLAMHIWALSGLGPFGVLFFGWLAHGTSLQLALHVGGACVLAGGLWGWAFRRGLAGVQ; encoded by the coding sequence ATGCTCGCGGCATTACGACTCAAGTTGTCGGCTTCGCAACTCCGAGTCTTTCGCCACCGCGACTTCCGCCTTCTCTGGTCCGGCTCGTTCTTCTCCTTCACCGGCAGTTGGGTCCAGAACATCGCCCAAGGCTGGCTCGTGTACGAGATCACCCACGACGAGGCCAAGCTCGCGTTCGTGACGTTCTGCGCCATGGCGCCCGTTTCGCTCTTCGGACCGTTCGCAGGAGCGCTCTCCGACACGTTCAACAAGCGGAAGGTGCTCGTGTTCACGCAGAGTGTGTTCGGCCTCTGCGCCCTCTTTCTGATGGTGGCGAGCTGGCCCACGCCGGGACACCCGCTGGGCTTCGTCCAGTACTGGCACGTGCTCGTCGTGTCGCTGATCGTCGGATGCATGGCGTGTCTCGAGATGCCGACGCGCCAGTCGGTCATCTCGCGGGTGGTCCCCTCGGAAGAGCTGCCGATGGCTGTGCCGTTCAATGCCATGACCTTCAACTTCGCCAGGGTTGTCGGGCCGGCGATCGGGGGTATCTTGCTCGCCGCCTACGGTCCCCGCTCCTGCTACGGGGTGAACGCCGTGAGCTACCTCGCCCTCATCTTTGCAGCGCTCGCGATCCGGGCCGACCTGGGCGCGGGAACGCGCGAGCCGCAACCGATCAAGGACCTCTTGTTCGAGGGCATGCTCTACACGTTTCGCGATCTGAGGCTGCGCACGCTGTTCGTGATGGAGTCCATCGTCTCGATGTTCGGCCTCTTCTATATCTCGCTGATGCCGGCGATCGCCAAGGACATGTTGGGTCTCGACGAGAAGGGATTGGGCTTGGCCATGACCTTTATCGGGATTGGGGCGTTTCTCGGTCTGGTCCTCATGGTGATGACGTCGCATCGTCCGGTGAAGGCCTTCGTCGTGCGCGCGTCGATGATCCTGATCGGCGTCGGTCTGTCCCTCCTCGCCTTCGCCCGCACGGGCCCAGCCGCCTATCCGATCTTGGCTTTGATAGGAGCCGCCGCCATCATGCAGTTCAACACAACCAACACCCTGTTCCAGTTGCTTTCGCCGGACCGGTTGCGGGGGCGCGTGCTCGCGATGCACATCTGGGCGCTCTCGGGACTGGGGCCCTTCGGCGTCCTGTTCTTCGGGTGGCTCGCGCACGGGACGTCTCTGCAACTCGCCCTCCACGTGGGCGGCGCGTGCGTCTTGGCCGGCGGGCTTTGGGGTTGGGCGTTCCGACGCGGATTGGCGGGGGTGCAATGA
- a CDS encoding glycosyltransferase family 4 protein, which yields MADGVLGPRRVWYIVLLPESPEIMVPELKKLRILQVVSSSATSGAERHVFALSKHLRDRGHQVEVICPEGGWLSEDLRLAGIPAHVTEMKGRGWFQSVGLVMRLAKEQKIDVIHSHLTRATYFGSLGGLFRGVPAVATVHIANHDQIYKRMARGKNRLVAVSNFVRGMLHGRGIPDRFIDTVYNGTDFVGFAKSPREDVMAEFEIPDDRRVVGLVGRVCREKGHLDMIEAMRQVRSSHPDAHLVFVGRVVEDFKGQVDDAIRAADLADRVTLTGVRHDVPRLLDSFALSTMPSHIETFGIAAIEAMARGRAVVATRVGGLPEVVRHQQTGLLVDLCPGELANAVSYLLEHESERVEMGSMGRRIVEEKFTISQMVARLENVYGKAVTE from the coding sequence ATGGCTGACGGCGTCTTGGGCCCGAGGCGCGTCTGGTACATTGTGCTGTTGCCCGAGTCGCCCGAGATCATGGTGCCAGAACTGAAAAAACTCCGAATCCTCCAGGTTGTTTCCAGTTCGGCAACCTCGGGAGCGGAGCGCCACGTCTTCGCCCTTTCCAAGCACTTGCGGGACCGCGGCCACCAAGTCGAGGTGATCTGTCCCGAGGGCGGTTGGCTTTCCGAGGACCTTCGCCTCGCTGGGATTCCCGCGCACGTGACCGAGATGAAGGGCCGCGGCTGGTTTCAATCGGTCGGGCTCGTCATGCGGCTGGCCAAAGAGCAGAAGATCGACGTGATCCACTCGCATCTGACGCGCGCGACCTACTTCGGGAGTTTGGGGGGCCTGTTCCGGGGCGTTCCCGCCGTGGCGACGGTGCACATCGCCAACCACGACCAGATCTACAAGCGGATGGCGCGAGGCAAGAACCGTCTGGTAGCGGTGAGCAACTTCGTCCGCGGCATGTTGCACGGGCGCGGCATCCCCGACCGCTTCATCGACACGGTGTACAACGGCACCGATTTCGTCGGATTCGCGAAGTCCCCGCGCGAGGACGTGATGGCGGAGTTCGAGATTCCGGACGATCGCAGGGTCGTCGGCCTCGTCGGCCGCGTGTGCCGTGAGAAGGGCCACCTCGACATGATCGAGGCGATGCGACAAGTCCGCTCGTCCCATCCCGACGCCCACCTCGTGTTCGTCGGCCGCGTCGTAGAGGATTTCAAAGGGCAGGTGGACGACGCGATCCGCGCGGCCGATCTAGCGGACCGCGTCACGCTCACGGGAGTCCGCCACGACGTCCCCCGCCTGCTGGACTCGTTCGCCCTCTCGACCATGCCCTCGCACATCGAGACGTTCGGCATCGCCGCGATCGAGGCGATGGCGCGCGGACGGGCCGTCGTCGCGACGCGCGTCGGCGGGCTGCCCGAGGTGGTGCGCCACCAACAGACCGGGCTCCTCGTGGACCTGTGCCCCGGCGAGCTGGCCAACGCGGTGAGCTACCTGCTCGAGCACGAGTCCGAGCGTGTGGAGATGGGCTCGATGGGCCGGCGCATCGTCGAAGAGAAGTTCACGATTTCCCAGATGGTGGCTCGCCTCGAGAACGTCTACGGCAAGGCGGTCACGGAGTAG
- a CDS encoding PEP-CTERM sorting domain-containing protein, translating into MTKRIGFGLMVLACAAFSGAAPLTPTITGHDLNFGAFNPPGGPPEWATNGVAADTLTFGPGGNEVTAYWPGWPAPPVFPVFDAGGIFGGDLVLQVMFTGQDAPYVGPGGIIDVSLTGTGAAPAGPDLMIFGAIPGAGYAAPVMLWAIDLDAVSLYGYHNNDSYVLEGVGTIVGGAIAEQNQLIGQTGVMRGNLDFIDRPAGWIPSLYDPLRDPSEFQIRAAYSGETGVGTAVPEPASMLALALGGFGLLARRRRR; encoded by the coding sequence ATGACGAAGAGGATAGGCTTTGGCTTGATGGTGTTGGCGTGTGCGGCCTTCTCGGGCGCCGCGCCTTTGACGCCGACCATCACTGGTCACGATTTGAACTTTGGCGCCTTCAACCCGCCAGGTGGGCCCCCCGAGTGGGCGACCAACGGCGTGGCTGCCGACACCTTGACCTTCGGCCCGGGAGGCAACGAGGTCACCGCCTACTGGCCCGGTTGGCCTGCGCCGCCCGTGTTTCCCGTGTTTGACGCCGGCGGAATCTTTGGAGGCGATCTCGTCCTCCAGGTGATGTTCACCGGCCAGGATGCGCCTTACGTCGGGCCTGGCGGCATCATCGATGTCAGCCTGACCGGCACCGGCGCCGCTCCCGCGGGCCCGGATCTGATGATCTTCGGCGCCATCCCGGGTGCGGGTTATGCGGCCCCGGTGATGCTCTGGGCGATCGATCTCGACGCCGTCTCGCTGTACGGCTACCACAACAACGACTCCTACGTCCTGGAAGGGGTCGGCACGATCGTCGGTGGGGCTATCGCCGAGCAGAACCAGTTGATCGGGCAAACCGGCGTGATGCGCGGCAACCTCGACTTCATCGACCGGCCCGCCGGTTGGATCCCCTCGCTCTACGACCCCCTGCGAGACCCGAGCGAGTTCCAGATCCGGGCGGCCTACTCCGGCGAGACCGGAGTCGGCACGGCCGTTCCCGAGCCCGCGTCGATGCTGGCGCTCGCCTTGGGCGGATTCGGGCTGTTGGCCCGAAGACGGCGCCGATAG
- a CDS encoding segregation/condensation protein A, with protein MAPRTDTAPPLPKGKTDRISPLGVIAPPPIHVESPRFSGSLAMLFACVRDRKVDLLDVPLAPICEAYFEYLMRSGDPDLDEAAAALAALAYLLERKAWALLPVEEPEPEADDSLALLPPTVHEYELAIEALRHWQEVRERLFFRPHDVGPNPYELPFQLGNVTPSDLARAFERALSRAVPTPFDSPVKPRRSLSDQMGVVLRALTEAWQPLESLMPSPFTRTDAVYSFLAVLELIRLGQAALRLVDGEVVFARPGARKR; from the coding sequence ATGGCACCACGGACCGACACGGCCCCTCCCCTTCCCAAGGGGAAAACGGACCGCATCTCGCCTCTGGGCGTGATCGCGCCACCCCCCATCCACGTCGAATCGCCGCGGTTTTCGGGTTCGCTGGCCATGCTGTTCGCCTGCGTGCGCGACCGGAAGGTGGACCTCCTCGACGTGCCGCTCGCACCGATCTGCGAGGCTTACTTCGAGTACTTGATGCGCAGCGGAGACCCCGATTTGGACGAGGCCGCCGCCGCGCTGGCCGCCCTCGCGTACCTTCTCGAGCGGAAGGCGTGGGCGCTGCTTCCCGTGGAAGAGCCCGAACCGGAGGCCGACGACTCGTTGGCGCTGTTGCCGCCGACCGTCCACGAGTACGAGCTCGCCATCGAGGCGCTGAGGCACTGGCAAGAGGTGCGCGAGCGCCTGTTCTTCCGCCCCCACGACGTCGGCCCCAACCCTTACGAGCTTCCCTTCCAACTCGGCAACGTCACGCCGAGCGACCTTGCCCGGGCGTTCGAGCGCGCGCTGAGCCGCGCGGTCCCCACGCCGTTCGACTCCCCCGTCAAGCCGCGACGCTCCCTGTCCGATCAGATGGGCGTGGTCCTCCGTGCTCTCACGGAGGCGTGGCAGCCGCTTGAGTCGCTGATGCCCTCGCCCTTTACCCGCACCGACGCCGTGTACTCGTTCCTCGCGGTGCTCGAGCTCATCCGCCTCGGGCAGGCGGCGCTGCGGCTGGTGGACGGCGAGGTGGTCTTCGCCCGACCCGGAGCCCGCAAGCGATGA
- the scpB gene encoding SMC-Scp complex subunit ScpB, producing MSSANVVEALLFVADAPATRSALADAANVSEAEIDRAIAELRQRLEGTALDIVEIAGGYQLCTREAFAEAIGNFLQPQRQKLSRSLMEVLAIVAYRQPVTQAEIDGVRGVQSDYGVRGLLERRLIQEVGRKDTPGRPVLYGTTQQFLHQFNLNALDQLPELREGASDDDMQPALPQGEPASTTFE from the coding sequence ATGAGTTCGGCCAACGTCGTCGAAGCCTTGCTGTTCGTCGCGGACGCCCCCGCCACGCGCAGCGCCCTTGCGGACGCGGCGAATGTCTCGGAGGCCGAGATCGACCGGGCCATCGCCGAGCTTCGCCAACGGTTGGAAGGCACCGCACTCGACATCGTGGAGATCGCCGGGGGGTACCAGCTCTGCACGCGCGAGGCCTTCGCCGAGGCCATCGGCAACTTCCTGCAACCCCAGCGTCAGAAGCTCAGCAGGTCCCTGATGGAGGTGCTCGCCATCGTCGCGTACCGCCAGCCCGTCACCCAGGCGGAGATCGATGGGGTGCGGGGCGTCCAGAGCGACTACGGCGTGAGGGGACTCCTCGAGAGGCGCCTCATCCAGGAGGTCGGACGCAAGGACACCCCGGGCCGGCCCGTGCTCTACGGCACGACCCAACAGTTCCTGCACCAGTTCAACCTCAACGCCCTCGACCAGCTTCCGGAGCTGCGCGAGGGAGCGTCCGACGACGACATGCAGCCCGCTCTGCCCCAAGGGGAACCCGCCTCGACGACCTTTGAGTAG
- a CDS encoding D-alanyl-D-alanine carboxypeptidase, with the protein MRSPIPRAIVCSVLAGSVCLAGAFDITAKRGVILDDATGKVLWEKDADTPAFPASTTKIMTAMLLIERAKPDEIIVAPPDTEEVTGSSMHLRPGERVRARDLLSAILLRSANDGAHAVAVHLAGSDLEFAKLMNERAKAIGCTHTHFHNPHGLNDDEHTVSARDLGLIAREAMKYPAFREVVSHRAVTIERSMNLEDRVMVSRNKALRQDPTIDGIKTGYTVPAGHCFVGSATRGGRRVITVILDSADWQEDNRQMLDWAFAQTELREVAGPGTTVGRVAVVGGNTATVAAAPQHPVVHAEAKGSLQPASIRLLPRNELRAPIRKGDLLGQAEFRDADGFIQHVPIVAAEDLKRRPWLQALAANVGPFAPWMAFAGVAGYAVRRRRTVRRSKSRRSQHAR; encoded by the coding sequence ATGCGATCCCCGATCCCGCGCGCCATCGTCTGTTCCGTCCTGGCGGGATCCGTCTGCCTGGCCGGCGCCTTCGATATCACGGCCAAACGCGGGGTCATCCTCGACGACGCCACGGGCAAGGTTCTCTGGGAGAAGGACGCGGACACCCCCGCCTTCCCCGCGAGCACGACGAAGATCATGACGGCGATGCTGCTCATCGAGCGCGCGAAGCCGGACGAGATCATCGTGGCGCCACCCGATACCGAGGAGGTCACCGGCTCGAGCATGCACCTTCGCCCCGGCGAGCGCGTGCGGGCGCGAGACCTGCTCTCCGCGATCCTCCTGCGCAGCGCCAACGACGGCGCCCACGCGGTGGCCGTGCACCTCGCGGGTTCCGATCTCGAATTCGCCAAGCTCATGAACGAGCGCGCGAAGGCGATCGGGTGTACGCACACGCACTTCCACAACCCGCACGGTCTGAACGACGACGAACACACGGTCTCCGCGCGGGACCTCGGATTGATCGCGCGCGAGGCCATGAAGTACCCGGCCTTCCGGGAGGTGGTCAGCCATCGCGCCGTCACGATCGAGCGAAGCATGAATCTGGAGGACCGGGTCATGGTGAGCCGCAACAAGGCCCTCCGGCAAGACCCCACGATCGACGGCATCAAGACGGGCTACACCGTTCCCGCCGGGCACTGCTTCGTCGGCAGCGCGACGCGGGGCGGCCGGCGTGTGATTACGGTCATCCTCGACAGCGCGGATTGGCAGGAGGACAACCGGCAGATGCTGGACTGGGCGTTCGCGCAAACGGAGCTTCGAGAGGTGGCCGGCCCCGGGACCACCGTGGGGCGCGTGGCCGTCGTCGGCGGCAACACGGCGACCGTCGCGGCCGCACCCCAACATCCCGTGGTGCACGCGGAGGCCAAAGGTTCGCTGCAGCCGGCCAGCATCCGCCTCCTTCCGCGAAACGAGTTGAGGGCCCCGATCCGAAAGGGCGACCTGCTGGGCCAGGCCGAGTTCCGAGACGCCGACGGCTTCATCCAGCACGTCCCGATCGTGGCGGCGGAGGATTTGAAGCGGCGCCCCTGGCTGCAGGCCCTGGCGGCGAACGTGGGTCCGTTTGCCCCCTGGATGGCCTTTGCCGGCGTCGCCGGGTATGCGGTGCGCAGGCGCCGCACCGTGCGGCGGAGCAAAAGCCGACGGAGCCAACATGCGCGGTAA
- a CDS encoding rRNA pseudouridine synthase, translated as MRGKSAAPKTSERGTERLHKRIAGAGLCSRRAAEEWIAQGRVEVNGRIVTEMGVQVGPDDVVRVDGQTLGGTRHFYLAMNKPTGVVTTLSDPQRRRTVAQLLPEVGGAVLKPIGRLDMDTEGLLLFTNDGTFAHRMAHPRYEIEKEYHALVEGVPNEEALQKLRDGVVVEGRRTAPANVRIKHVVQKSGDALLILILHEGRKRQVRLMCEGVGHPVNALKRVRIGPIYLDKLPRGACRMLGKQEVDTLKKLIGI; from the coding sequence ATGCGCGGTAAGTCCGCCGCTCCAAAAACGTCCGAACGCGGCACCGAACGGCTCCACAAGCGCATCGCCGGAGCGGGCCTCTGCTCGCGGCGCGCCGCCGAAGAGTGGATCGCGCAAGGGCGCGTCGAGGTCAACGGCCGGATCGTGACGGAGATGGGCGTCCAAGTCGGTCCCGACGACGTCGTGCGCGTGGACGGACAGACGCTGGGCGGCACGCGCCACTTCTACCTGGCCATGAACAAACCGACCGGCGTGGTGACCACGCTGAGCGATCCCCAAAGGCGACGGACGGTCGCCCAACTTCTTCCCGAAGTTGGAGGCGCGGTCCTCAAACCCATCGGACGCCTTGACATGGACACCGAAGGACTGCTGCTCTTCACCAACGACGGCACGTTCGCCCACCGGATGGCACACCCGCGCTACGAGATCGAGAAGGAGTACCACGCGCTTGTCGAGGGCGTGCCGAACGAGGAGGCTCTCCAGAAGCTGCGCGACGGCGTCGTGGTCGAGGGCCGCCGCACCGCGCCCGCCAACGTGCGCATCAAGCACGTCGTGCAGAAGAGCGGCGACGCCTTGTTGATCCTGATTCTCCACGAGGGTCGGAAGCGCCAGGTGCGGCTCATGTGCGAGGGAGTGGGACACCCCGTCAATGCGCTCAAGCGGGTCCGAATCGGCCCGATCTATCTGGACAAACTGCCGCGCGGCGCGTGCCGCATGCTCGGCAAGCAGGAAGTCGACACGCTCAAGAAGCTGATCGGCATCTAA
- the ilvC gene encoding ketol-acid reductoisomerase has translation MARMLEANADALEAIRGKRVAVIGYGNQGHAHALNLRDSGIDVCVGARPGRGFDAAAAAGFHPLGIEAAAECADVVMLCTPDVPMRHLYRDQVAPYLRPGDTLLFAHGFNIRYGLIEAAEGIDVALVSPKGPGAWLRREFESGKGLAALVAVHTDATGTAWNTALGYAWGIGSARVLMLETTFAEETESDLFGEQAVLCGGIPGLIKAAYETLVAEGFQPEVAYFECLHEAKLITDLLYERGLAGMRAAISDTAEWGGFAAEERIVGRETRAGMRDLLREIRSGGFAREWIAEDAAGRMELQRYRDEEAAHPIDAVGKELRQKMRLGQAR, from the coding sequence ATGGCGCGCATGCTGGAAGCAAACGCAGACGCCCTCGAGGCCATTCGTGGGAAGCGGGTGGCGGTGATCGGCTACGGCAACCAGGGCCATGCGCACGCATTGAACTTGCGCGACTCGGGGATCGACGTGTGCGTGGGGGCGCGGCCGGGAAGGGGCTTCGACGCGGCCGCCGCCGCCGGATTCCACCCTCTGGGAATCGAGGCCGCCGCGGAGTGCGCCGACGTCGTGATGCTGTGCACCCCGGACGTGCCGATGCGCCACCTCTACCGCGATCAGGTGGCCCCGTATCTGCGACCCGGCGACACGCTTCTCTTCGCCCACGGCTTCAACATCCGCTACGGGCTGATCGAGGCGGCGGAAGGCATCGATGTCGCCCTGGTGTCGCCCAAGGGGCCGGGGGCGTGGCTGAGGCGCGAGTTCGAGTCAGGAAAGGGGCTCGCCGCGCTGGTGGCCGTCCACACCGACGCGACGGGAACGGCCTGGAACACGGCTCTCGGCTACGCGTGGGGCATCGGTTCTGCCCGCGTGCTGATGCTCGAGACGACGTTCGCCGAGGAGACGGAGAGCGATCTCTTCGGCGAGCAGGCCGTGTTGTGCGGAGGCATTCCCGGGCTGATCAAGGCGGCCTACGAGACGTTGGTCGCCGAAGGGTTCCAGCCCGAGGTCGCGTACTTCGAATGCCTGCACGAGGCCAAGTTGATCACGGATCTGCTGTACGAACGCGGGTTGGCCGGCATGCGCGCCGCCATCAGCGACACGGCGGAGTGGGGTGGGTTCGCCGCGGAGGAGCGCATCGTCGGGCGTGAAACCCGCGCGGGGATGCGGGACTTGCTGCGCGAAATCCGCTCGGGCGGCTTTGCCCGGGAGTGGATCGCCGAGGACGCCGCCGGCAGGATGGAACTCCAGCGCTATCGGGACGAGGAGGCCGCGCACCCCATCGACGCCGTGGGGAAGGAGCTGCGGCAGAAAATGCGGCTCGGACAGGCCCGTTAG